Proteins co-encoded in one Xiphophorus hellerii strain 12219 chromosome 10, Xiphophorus_hellerii-4.1, whole genome shotgun sequence genomic window:
- the tut1 gene encoding speckle targeted PIP5K1A-regulated poly(A) polymerase encodes MSSDSDIQTTTRGFCCKLCNVNLPNLPSVEQHVKGRKHQTLSAVRSTRKSHEEHSVFVSGIKPQVSSTDLTEYFEQFGAVSDVIVDKDKGVYAIVQFSETESIQATLACVEHRLKGLKLRVKPREKKEFKLIPKKKNDPQSLQQIFDRLKPELCQLSSVDAQMKLLVERLQLGENEKKARVLVVQLLQEVFVEFFPDSQILLFGSSVNTFGIHSCDLDLFLDLENTKTFQARAKTSTEQAGEGVSDDGRSEDSILSDIDLSAASAAEVLELVATILKRCVPSVHKVHVVSTARLPVIKYHHRELNLHGDITLNNRLGVRNTRFLQLLSGLEERLRPLVFTLRYWAKQKQIAGNPSGAGPLLNNYALTLLVVFFLQNCRPPVLPTVDQLRDMACEEEECVIDGWNCTFPSQPIAVQPSQNTQDLCSLLAGFFSFYAQFDFPSSVISLRQGSALPITDFLSQTKDGEAPPEGPPSEPKLGPLNLLDPFELSHNVAGNVNERSLRSFQKACQEADKFCHSLRYQNKSAKGKSWGLARLLAPLGHAQQAHPERLVITVPFRSAALPEGLRGELHSAGDGFRLLWSRKVCSAVEVVLKTVLRCELEASTASGAEEMETTLDDSTQSVESHSDGSPQRVGAKRPLSSGSDESATPPGKRPRLARTAKDDFPPWVCVQKHAVWVGRRKVRRELVKGPDSRPEGSCLELESQVTASIADKEPELKDPLEFKVCPQTVGGTENTRLLLNVEPGSDKAGVFHDFFHFLEVFVPKMVETVLESGAGSA; translated from the exons ATGTCTTCAGACAGCGATATACAAACGACAACCAGAGGGTTCTGCTGCAAACTGTGTAACGTCAACTTACCGAACT TGCCGAGTGTGGAGCAGCATGTGAAGGGGCGGAAGCATCAGACGCTGAGCGCCGTCCGCTCCACCAGGAAGAGCCACGAGGAGCACAGCGTGTTCGTCAGCGGCATCAAACCACAGGTCTCCTCGACCGACCTGACCGAGTACTTTGAGCAGTTTGGGGCCGTCTCTGACGTCATCGTGGATAAGGACAAG GGGGTGTATGCCATCGTTCAGTTCAGTGAGACAGAGAGCATCCAGGCGACTCTGGCCTGCGTCGAGCACCGACTCAAAGGCCTGAAGCTGCGGGTTAAACCTCGGGAAAAGAAGGAGTTCAAACTGATTCCCAAGAAGAAGAACGATCCTCAGAGCCTCCAGCAGATCTTTGACCGACTCAAGCCTGAGCTGTGTCAGCTTTCTTCG GTGGATGCCCAGATGAAGCTGCTGGTGGAGCGACTCCAGCTGGGAGAGAATGAAAAGAAGGCCAGAGTGTTGGTGGTCCAACTCCTGCAGGAGGTCTTTGTTGAATTCTTTCCAG ACAGTCAGATTTTGCTCTTTGGTTCATCCGTCAACACTTTTGGCATTCACTCGTGCGACTTGGACCTGTTCCTGGACCTGGAAAACACCAAGACGTTCCAAGCACGGGCTAAGACCTCCACAGAGCAG GCAGGCGAAGGCGTGTCGGACGACGGCCGCTCAGAGGACTCCATCCTGTCCGACATCGATCTGTCCGCGGCGTCTGCAGCCGAGGTCTTGGAGCTCGTGGCCACCATCCTGAAGCGCTGCGTCCCCAGCGTGCACAAAGTCCATGTGGTCAGCACCGCTCGCCTCCCCGTCATCAAGTACCATCACCGCGAGCTCAACCTGCACGGAGACATCACGCTGAACAACAG ACTTGGAGTGAGGAACACCCgcttcctgcagctgctgtcgGGGCTGGAGGAGAGGCTGAGGCCTCTGGTGTTCACCCTCCGATACTGGGCCAAGCAGAAGCAGATAGCTG GTAACCCCAGCGGCGCTGGCCCGCTCCTCAACAACTACGCCCTGACGCTGCTGGTCGTCTTCTTCCTGCAGAACTGCCGGCCGCCGGTGCTGCCCACAGTGGACCAGCTCAGAGACATGGCCT gtgaggaggaggagtgtGTGATTGATGGCTGGAACTGCACCTTCCCCAGTCAGCCCATCGCAGTGCAGCCCAGCCAGAACACTCAGGACCTGT GTTCTCTGCTCGCCGGCTTCTTCTCCTTCTACGCACAGTTTGATTTTCCCAGCAGCGTCATTTCCCTCAGGCAGGGCAGCGCGCTTCCAATCACCGACTTCCTGTCGCAGACTAAAGACGGCGAAGCACCGCCGGAGGGGCCGCCCTCCGAGCCTAAGCTGGGCCCCCTGAACCTGTTGGACCCCTTCGAGCTCTCCCACAACGTGGCGGGGAACGTGAACGAGCGCTCGCTGCGCAGCTTCCAGAAGGCGTGCCAGGAGGCCGACAAGTTCTGCCACAGCCTGCGCTACCAGAACAAGAGCGCCAAGGGCAAGTCGTGGGGCCTGGCCCGCCTGCTGGCCCCGCTAGGCCACGCCCAGCAGGCCCACCCGGAGCGGCTCGTCATCACCGTCCCCTTCAGGTCCGCTGCCCTCCCAGAGGGGCTCCGCGGGGAGCTGCACTCGGCAGGAGACGGTTTCAGGCTGCTGTGGTCCAGGAAGGTCTGCTCCGCCGTGGAGGTGGTTCTGAAGACCGTCCTCAGGTGTGAGCTGGAGGCTTCCACTGCATCCGGGGCGGAGGAGATGGAGACCACGCTTGACGACAGCACCCAGAGCGTGGAGTCTCACAGCGACGGCAGCCCTCAGCGTGTGGGCGCCAAGAGGCCTCTGTCGTCCGGCAGCGACGAGTCAGCGACGCCTCCTGGCAAAAGGCCGAGATTGGCGAGAACGGCGAAGGACGACTTCCCGCCCTGGGTCTGTGTCCAGAAACACGCGGTGTGGGTGGGCAGGCGGAAGGTGAGACGGGAGCTGGTGAAAGGTCCGGACAGCAGACCTGAGGGCAGCTGCCTGGAGCTGGAGTCCCAGGTCACAGCGTCCATCGCCGACAAAGAGCCGGAGCTAAAGGACCCCCTGGAGTTCAAGGTCTGCCCCCAGACGGTGGGTGGGACGGAAAACACCAGGCTGCTGCTGAATGTGGAGCCAGGAAGTGACAAGGCGGGGGTTTTTCATGACTTCTTTCACTTCCTGGAAGTGTTTGTTCCCAAGATGGTGGAGACGGTGCTGGAGAGCGGAGCGGGCAGCGCTTAG
- the pyyb gene encoding peptide YYb gives MAKMLRSWVMFAALVVCLLVCWSGFADAYPPKPERPESNASPEEWAKYHTAVRHYINLITRQRYGKRSSPEEAVAWLLLGANSDQDGEPRSDYAGTW, from the exons ATGGCCAAAATGCTGAGATCGTGGGTGATGTTCGCGGCTCTGGTCGTCTGCCTGCTGGTGTGTTGGAGCGGCTTCGCGGACGCCTACCCTCCCAAACCGGAGAGACCCGAGAGCAACGCCTCGCCGGAGGAGTGGGCCAAGTACCACACAGCTGTCAGGCATTACATCAACCTCATCACCAGGCAAAG gtATGGAAAGAGATCTTCCCCTGAGGAGGCAGTAGCCTGGCTGCTGCTGGGCGCAAATTCTGACCAAGACGGCGAGCCACG cTCCGACTATGCTGGCACATGGTGA